The Anastrepha ludens isolate Willacy chromosome 2, idAnaLude1.1, whole genome shotgun sequence genome contains a region encoding:
- the LOC128871613 gene encoding BTB/POZ domain-containing protein 6 isoform X1 codes for MFTKRMPSSKERRIRLLRDDDLADCEFLVGDLASEEPRLFRCHKMILATASEVFERMFYSDFVVVGPVRVTEVSAASFERFLRYIYVYEIDAERFLPLKELGELFYLADKYMMQDLTDEIVGHLKRKHNWTLGDVWPMYDLACLHENLPLLLLCYEEITKYANNLFSVGSFYRLNVNHLKRLVILLSQQPHISTKLIFQQLEEYGRRNNLNKTNEPEKFLKLVEAANQLDFNKLSIADFESGPAKSYLFNK; via the exons atgtTTACTAAACG AATGCCCAGCAGTAAGGAACGGCGTATACGTTTACTGCGGGATGATGATCTTGCTGACTGTGAGTTCCTTGTTGGTGATCTAGCTTCTGAGGAACCACGTCTTTTTCGTTGTCATAAAATGATTTTGGCCACTGCGTCTGAAGTGTTCGAACGAATGTTTTATAGTGACTTTGTTGTTGTAGGCCCAGTAAGAGTAACAGAAGTTAGCGCCGCCAGCTTCGAACGTTTCCTGCGTTACATTTACGTGTATGAAATCGATGCAGAACGGTTTTTGCCACTGAAAGAGCTGggtgaattattttatttagcagATAAGTATATGATGCAAGATTTAACCGACGAAATAGTGGGACACTTAAAACGCAAGCACAATTGGACATTGGGAGACGTGTGGCCGATGTATGATTTGGCGTGCCTTCACGAAAACTTGCCATTGTTGCTTCTATGTTATGAG gagATTACCAAATACGCCAATAATTTATTCAGTGTTGGCTCCTTCTATCGCCTTAACGTCAACCATCTGAAACGACTGGTAATATTACTTTCACAACAACCACATATTTCAACGAAATTGATTTTCCAGCAATTAGAGGAATATGGTCGGCGTAAtaatctaaataaaacaaacgagcccgaaaaatttttaaaattagtggAGGCTGCTAATCAACTAGATTTCAACAAATTATCAATAGCGGACTTCGAATCGGGTCCTGCTAAATCGTATTTGTTTAACAagtaa
- the LOC128871613 gene encoding BTB/POZ domain-containing protein 3 isoform X2: MFTKRMPSSKERRIRLLRDDDLADCEFLVGDLASEEPRLFRCHKMILATASEVFERMFYSDFVVVGPVRVTEVSAASFERFLRYIYVYEIDAERFLPLKELGELFYLADKYMMQDLTDEIVGHLKRKHNWTLGDVWPMYDLACLHENLPLLLLCYEEITKYANNLFSVGSFYRLNVNHLKRLQLEEYGRRNNLNKTNEPEKFLKLVEAANQLDFNKLSIADFESGPAKSYLFNK; encoded by the exons atgtTTACTAAACG AATGCCCAGCAGTAAGGAACGGCGTATACGTTTACTGCGGGATGATGATCTTGCTGACTGTGAGTTCCTTGTTGGTGATCTAGCTTCTGAGGAACCACGTCTTTTTCGTTGTCATAAAATGATTTTGGCCACTGCGTCTGAAGTGTTCGAACGAATGTTTTATAGTGACTTTGTTGTTGTAGGCCCAGTAAGAGTAACAGAAGTTAGCGCCGCCAGCTTCGAACGTTTCCTGCGTTACATTTACGTGTATGAAATCGATGCAGAACGGTTTTTGCCACTGAAAGAGCTGggtgaattattttatttagcagATAAGTATATGATGCAAGATTTAACCGACGAAATAGTGGGACACTTAAAACGCAAGCACAATTGGACATTGGGAGACGTGTGGCCGATGTATGATTTGGCGTGCCTTCACGAAAACTTGCCATTGTTGCTTCTATGTTATGAG gagATTACCAAATACGCCAATAATTTATTCAGTGTTGGCTCCTTCTATCGCCTTAACGTCAACCATCTGAAACGACTG CAATTAGAGGAATATGGTCGGCGTAAtaatctaaataaaacaaacgagcccgaaaaatttttaaaattagtggAGGCTGCTAATCAACTAGATTTCAACAAATTATCAATAGCGGACTTCGAATCGGGTCCTGCTAAATCGTATTTGTTTAACAagtaa
- the LOC128871612 gene encoding uncharacterized protein LOC128871612 isoform X1 has product MNKNIVTAPAPSGPATLSTPLLEPHQTHQPYTSHFSGNSLIQRLPLQINGVGTAGSMNMGGGANGGTILVSPATNNVITTGVNNNTTLALVPQMALITSGVSPTSLQTSISDLETMQISSASPLISVITSANNTTNTQPHNANFLMSTGVQNSSILSGSTASVPINFIRTVANSSGGISATNNTGITAGDTYNTARGAVGEVQSNSVIPASILIRNSQQYQPQASAKTTSVSHHSTSLTASNQELVKQIVVGSAAINSVITRAPSTNTSITINSSQTLLKSPSAVSNVGVMKQQNAAKKPATVLTQAQVVPTVAATTNSTGATQTMKKQLQQTTNIFQIPNTAKLPLSEPYRSADIASSGSALNKMRSESGAFNLDLSKESRQGLHAPASTSTIEASNQTSSSVIKTVSIIASSNNAPKIKIETGNFKQNKASCSFGNSSAGSGGSFKMEIDLTKPILVQAKLVEKQESLLKARPIQRVIECSTSPRSKRSKSLSCGFKEAQQTNAPTLVKPKPKSEISSQHSLLERRHSTASEGKMAKQKGSSPRHKSTLESKGNVTVNNYEIIDLIEYNDEEHELKVELPQKINKEEQHKNKELRVDTEIVRKQHEFKKEIKSSPTSVEKDVKSSEVIDAKYIPKDVANIGALNKSTLASTITKCAEKKSELLPINKYMSNEQNEESSTKIEVVMNEDGTQAEGPQAVFTKKEDVVSQDAVEHTQDSLEKSLYCDEKISLSSTSSASTSSSRQSLPDDIVMLSSSLFPTKSTTSKTNQPSTSAAAGITATAPPATTPTTTSAEDSLSCGISMLSNFNMLTWNQRIGRARGTNMRFQLNEFNLIEINERCFPRSRIHTAYEKPIFERESVPYLSEKHDGLLYLCRRCNCHGPALDFLAPEFCSLDCLKRESRKRRHEEFSTVTRKRKTQETSAPVVSKKSFRWSTYLPEKFNAIAAPVNLFINPFPTGPNRFQIGMKLEAIDPENCSLFCVCTIVDIQGYRLKLTFDGFEYMYDFWVNADSMDIFPPGWCAKTKRVLQPPKGKTVEEFNWPAYLQECKAVAAQRMLFTHLNVSFGTHNPFKIGMHLEAEDLNDTGKLCVASVSDVLDNRIRVHFDGWDDCYDYWVDISSPYIHPCGWHVGRQQLIVPPEFENATFTWTDYIQNHGSGMAATEEMFSTRDPIDFKSNMKLEVVDPRNPSLIRPATVVGRKGHRVKLHLDCWAANYCFWLEDDSADLHPIGWCEATSHDLEPPPGYKMRSSKLVCSTFGCRGIGNAKRLYLNRHTTQDCCPYAPENWRQKGEKPPRLEHDEIVRATTGTKRDIKQQQQQLYWKQPQAPKQQQLNEAEILQQIQLLDTIKTRHVIQQEKQQHKQTVQQRVHRNSAAPMASQQQSLIKTESASRPAASIIKAYEPSDTTNAIEESTSLLLPQIKIAKEFLCDYGPRLEQNYNLWQRNVAFDMQRIKRNPLLWSTKDTCAFVQCVLRDSVATESFLREDIDGSALLLLQQSDLSDILELKLGPAVKLYSCILQLRTLAVLKFDVKLSNTSSSN; this is encoded by the exons ATGAATAAGAATATCGTTACAGCTCCGGCGCCAAGTGGTCCGGCCACTTTATCAACTCCACTTCTTGAACCGCATCAAACGCACCAACCGTATACATCACATTTTAGTGGAAACTCACTGATTCAGCGTTTGCCATTGCAAATCAACGGGGTTGGAACAGCTGGCAGTATGAACATGGGCGGTGGAGCTAATGGCGGTACAATACTAGTAAGCCCTGCCACCAACAATGTTATAACAACTGGCGTAAACAATAACACCACTTTAGCACTTGTGCCCCAAATGGCATTAATTACGTCAGGTGTTAGCCCCACATCGCTTCAAACCAGCATTAGCGATTTAGAAACAATGCAAATCTCATCTGCTTCGCCATTGATTAGTGTAATAACCAGTGCCAACAACACCACCAACACTCAACCTCACAACGCCAACTTTCTAATGTCAACTGGGGTTCAGAATAGTTCTATTTTGTCGGGATCTACAGCTTCCGTGCCGATTAATTTCATTCGGACTGTTGCAAATAGTAGTGGAGGCATATCCGCTACAAACAATACGGGAATCACTGCAGGTGACACATATAACACTGCCCGAGGAGCAGTGGGGGAAGTGCAATCTAACTCTG tgATCCCCGCTTCCATACTCATACGCAACAGTCAGCAGTATCAGCCGCAAGCAAGCGCCAAAACGACTAGTGTTAGCCATCATTCCACATCGCTAACGGCCTCAAATCAGGAGCTTGTTAAACAAATCGTAGTTGGTAGTGCGGCAATAAATAGCGTAATAACGCGTGCCCCATCGACAAATACAAGTATAACCATTAATTCTTCGCAAACTTTGTTAAAATCGCCATCAGCCGTAAGTAACGTTGGCGTAATGAAGCAACAAAATGCCGCCAAAAAGCCCGCAACAGTACTTACTCAAGCTCAAGTAGTACCAACGGTGGCAGCTACAACAAACTCAACTGGCGCAACACAAACTATGAAAAAGCAATTGCagcaaacaacaaatatttttcaaattccgAATACTGCTAAACTCCCTTTATCCGAACCATACAGATCCGCAGATATTGCTTCAAGTGGATCAGCTCTAAATAAAATGCGAAGTGAGTCTGGTGCATTTAACTTAGACTTGTCCAAAGAGTCTCGTCAAGGTTTACATGCTCCAGCGTCTACCTCAACAATTGAAGCGTCTAATCAAACGAGTAGCTCAGTTATCAAAACGGTTTCTATTATTGCATCAAGTAATAATGCGCCGAAAATAAAGATtgaaactggaaatttcaaacAGAACAAGGCATCATGCTCATTCGGAAACTCTTCTGCGGGCAGTGGCGGCTCTTTTAAAATGGAAATCGATTTGACTAAACCCATTCTGGTACAGGCGAAGCTTGTTGAAAAGCAGGAATCTCTACTTAAAGCACGCCCTATACAACGTGTTATCGAATGCAGTACAAGTCCGCGTTCGAAGAGATCTAAGTCACTTAGCTGTGGCTTCAAAGAAGCACAACAAACTAATGCTCCCACTTTGGTGAAACCGAAACCAAAATCTGAAATATCATCTCAACATTCATTGTTAGAGCGGCGTCACTCAACTGCATCTGAGGGTAAGATGGCAAAGCAGAAAGGCAGCTCACCTCGGCATAAATCAACTTTGGAGTCAAAGGGTAATGTCACTGTAAACAACTACGAGATCATCGATCTCATCGAATATAATGATGAAGAGCACGAACTTAAGGTCGAATTAccacagaaaataaataaagaggaacaacacaaaaacaaagagCTGCGTGTAGACACTGAGATCGTTCGGAAACAACATGAgtttaaaaaggaaataaagtCTTCGCCAACATCAGTTGAGAAAGATGTGAAATCTTCGGAAGTTATTGATGCAAAATACATCCCCAAAGACGTTGCTAATATAGGAGCATTAAACAAATCTACATTGGCATCCACAATTACAAAATGTGCCGAAAAGAAATCTGAACTGCTACCGATTAACAAATATATGAGTAACGAGCAGAATGAGGAATCATCAACAAAAATTGAAGTGGTTATGAATGAAGATGGTACTCAAGCAGAAGGACCACAGGCAGTATTTACTAAGAAAGAAGACGTTGTTTCTCAGGATGCTGTGGAGCACACTCAAGATTCATTAGAAAAATCTCTTTATTGTGACGAAAAAATCTCCCTCAGCTCAACATCGTCTGCATCTACCTCTTCCAGTCGACAAAGTCTACCTGATGATATTGTAATGCTTTCGTCATCACTCTTCCCTACCAAAAGTACAACGTCCAAAACAAACCAACCTAGCACATCTGCAGCGGCTGGCATTACAGCAACGGCGCCGCCCGCTACTACGCCCACTACAACTTCTGCGGAGGACTCTTTATCATGCGGAATAAGCATGTTGTCGAACTTCAATATGCTAACCTGGAATCAGCGTATAGGCAGGGCACGTGGCACTAATATGCGCTTTCAGTTGAACGAATTTAATCTTATCGAAATAAACGAACGTTGCTTTCCACGCTCACGCATTCACACCGCTTACGAAAAGCCGATTTTTGAACGAGAATCTGTGCCGTACTTAAGTGAAAAACACGATGGTTTACTGTATTTGTGCAGACGCTGTAATTGTCATGGGCCCGCATTAGACTTTTTGGCACCtg AATTTTGTTCTTTAGACTGCTTAAAACGTGAGTCGCGTAAGCGTCGACACGAAGAGTTTTCAACTGTTACCCGCAAGCGCAAAACCCAAGAAACATCCGCTccagttgtttccaaaaaatctttccGTTGGTCAACTTACCTGCCAGAAAAGTTCAATGCTATCGCTGCACCTGTGAATCTTTTCATAAATCCATTCCCCACTGGCCCTAATCGTTTTCAGATTGGCATGAAATTGGAAGCTATTGACCCAGAGAATTGTTCACTTTTTTGTGTATGCACTATTGTTGATATACAAGGCTATCGCCTGAAGTTAACATTTGACGGATTCGAATATATGTATGACTTTTGGGTAAATGCGGATTCAATGGACATTTTCCCCCCTGGCTGGTGCGCAAAAACAAAGCGTGTGCTGCAACCACCTAAGGGAAAAACTGTAGAGGAATTTAACTGGCCAGCGTATTTGCAGGAATGTAAAGCTGTAGCAGCCCAACGTATGCTATTTACTCACTTGAATGTCTCATTCGGTACACATAATCCTTTCAAG attggCATGCACTTGGAGGCGGAAGATCTGAACGACACTGGGAAACTATGCGTTGCATCGGTCTCAGATGTTTTGGATAACCGCATACGGGTGCATTTTGATGGTTGGGATGACTGTTACGACTATTGGGTGGACATAAGCTCGCCTTACATCCATCCCTGTGGCTGGCATGTGGGTCGGCAGCAATTAATAGTGCCACCCGAATTTGAAAATGCCACCTTCACCTGGACAGATTACATACAAAACCATGGCAGTGGTATGGCCGCCACAGAGGAGATGTTTTCCACTCGCGATCCAATCGATTTCAAGTCGAATATGAAACTGGAGGTGGTCGACCCACGGAATCCTTCACTCATACGCCCTGCAACAGTGGTCGGTCGTAAAGGGCATCGCGTTAAATTACATCTTGATTGCTGGGCCGCTAATTATTGTTTCTGGTTAGAAGACGATAGTGCCGATTTACATCCTATTGGTTGGTGTGAAGCAACTAGTCATGACCTAGAACCTCCACCGGGCTATAAAATGCGATCAAGCAAATTGGTATGCTCCACATTCGGGTGTCGTGGCATTGGGAATGCCAAACGTCTCTACCTAAATAGACATACTACGCAAGATTGTTGCCCATATGCACCTGAAAATTGGCGTCAGAAAGGTGAAAAACCACCGCGTTTGGAGCATGACGAAATTGTACGTGCGACAACTGGTACTAAACGTgatataaaacaacaacagcaacaactataTTGGAAGCAACCGCAGGCACCAAAGCAGCAGCAGTTGAATGAAGCTGAAATACTGCAGCAAATTCAGCTGCTAGATACAATTAAAACACGCCACGTTATTCAGCAAGAAAAGCAACAACATAAACAAACCGTACAGCAACGCGTACATAGAAACAGCGCCGCCCCTATGGCATCTCAGCAGCAGTCACTAATTAAAACAGAATCTGCTAGTAGACCCGCTGCATCAATAATAAAAGCCTATGAACCGTCCGATACCACAAATGCTATTGAAGAATCTACGTCGTTGTTATTGCCGCAAATAAAAATAGCTAAAGAATTTCTTTGCGATTACGGACCACGTCTGGAGCAAAACTACAATCTTTGGCAGCGTAATGTCGCATTCGACATGCAGCGTATCAAGCGCAATCCTCTGCTGTGGTCCACCAAGGACACATGTGCGTTTGTCCAATGTGTTTTGCGGGATTCCGTTGCAACAGAAAGCTTTTTACGTGAAGATATAGATGGCAGCGCGCTCCTGTTACTACAGCAATCCGACTTGTCAGATATACTCGAATTGAAATTGGGTCCCGCGGTGAAGTTGTACTCATGCATTCTTCAACTACGTACACTGGCCGTTCTTAAATTTGACGTAAAGTTATCAAACACGTCAAGCAGCAATTAA
- the LOC128871612 gene encoding lethal(3)malignant brain tumor-like protein 3 isoform X2, translating into MEYCVDKVIPASILIRNSQQYQPQASAKTTSVSHHSTSLTASNQELVKQIVVGSAAINSVITRAPSTNTSITINSSQTLLKSPSAVSNVGVMKQQNAAKKPATVLTQAQVVPTVAATTNSTGATQTMKKQLQQTTNIFQIPNTAKLPLSEPYRSADIASSGSALNKMRSESGAFNLDLSKESRQGLHAPASTSTIEASNQTSSSVIKTVSIIASSNNAPKIKIETGNFKQNKASCSFGNSSAGSGGSFKMEIDLTKPILVQAKLVEKQESLLKARPIQRVIECSTSPRSKRSKSLSCGFKEAQQTNAPTLVKPKPKSEISSQHSLLERRHSTASEGKMAKQKGSSPRHKSTLESKGNVTVNNYEIIDLIEYNDEEHELKVELPQKINKEEQHKNKELRVDTEIVRKQHEFKKEIKSSPTSVEKDVKSSEVIDAKYIPKDVANIGALNKSTLASTITKCAEKKSELLPINKYMSNEQNEESSTKIEVVMNEDGTQAEGPQAVFTKKEDVVSQDAVEHTQDSLEKSLYCDEKISLSSTSSASTSSSRQSLPDDIVMLSSSLFPTKSTTSKTNQPSTSAAAGITATAPPATTPTTTSAEDSLSCGISMLSNFNMLTWNQRIGRARGTNMRFQLNEFNLIEINERCFPRSRIHTAYEKPIFERESVPYLSEKHDGLLYLCRRCNCHGPALDFLAPEFCSLDCLKRESRKRRHEEFSTVTRKRKTQETSAPVVSKKSFRWSTYLPEKFNAIAAPVNLFINPFPTGPNRFQIGMKLEAIDPENCSLFCVCTIVDIQGYRLKLTFDGFEYMYDFWVNADSMDIFPPGWCAKTKRVLQPPKGKTVEEFNWPAYLQECKAVAAQRMLFTHLNVSFGTHNPFKIGMHLEAEDLNDTGKLCVASVSDVLDNRIRVHFDGWDDCYDYWVDISSPYIHPCGWHVGRQQLIVPPEFENATFTWTDYIQNHGSGMAATEEMFSTRDPIDFKSNMKLEVVDPRNPSLIRPATVVGRKGHRVKLHLDCWAANYCFWLEDDSADLHPIGWCEATSHDLEPPPGYKMRSSKLVCSTFGCRGIGNAKRLYLNRHTTQDCCPYAPENWRQKGEKPPRLEHDEIVRATTGTKRDIKQQQQQLYWKQPQAPKQQQLNEAEILQQIQLLDTIKTRHVIQQEKQQHKQTVQQRVHRNSAAPMASQQQSLIKTESASRPAASIIKAYEPSDTTNAIEESTSLLLPQIKIAKEFLCDYGPRLEQNYNLWQRNVAFDMQRIKRNPLLWSTKDTCAFVQCVLRDSVATESFLREDIDGSALLLLQQSDLSDILELKLGPAVKLYSCILQLRTLAVLKFDVKLSNTSSSN; encoded by the exons ATGGAGTATTGTGTGGATAAAG tgATCCCCGCTTCCATACTCATACGCAACAGTCAGCAGTATCAGCCGCAAGCAAGCGCCAAAACGACTAGTGTTAGCCATCATTCCACATCGCTAACGGCCTCAAATCAGGAGCTTGTTAAACAAATCGTAGTTGGTAGTGCGGCAATAAATAGCGTAATAACGCGTGCCCCATCGACAAATACAAGTATAACCATTAATTCTTCGCAAACTTTGTTAAAATCGCCATCAGCCGTAAGTAACGTTGGCGTAATGAAGCAACAAAATGCCGCCAAAAAGCCCGCAACAGTACTTACTCAAGCTCAAGTAGTACCAACGGTGGCAGCTACAACAAACTCAACTGGCGCAACACAAACTATGAAAAAGCAATTGCagcaaacaacaaatatttttcaaattccgAATACTGCTAAACTCCCTTTATCCGAACCATACAGATCCGCAGATATTGCTTCAAGTGGATCAGCTCTAAATAAAATGCGAAGTGAGTCTGGTGCATTTAACTTAGACTTGTCCAAAGAGTCTCGTCAAGGTTTACATGCTCCAGCGTCTACCTCAACAATTGAAGCGTCTAATCAAACGAGTAGCTCAGTTATCAAAACGGTTTCTATTATTGCATCAAGTAATAATGCGCCGAAAATAAAGATtgaaactggaaatttcaaacAGAACAAGGCATCATGCTCATTCGGAAACTCTTCTGCGGGCAGTGGCGGCTCTTTTAAAATGGAAATCGATTTGACTAAACCCATTCTGGTACAGGCGAAGCTTGTTGAAAAGCAGGAATCTCTACTTAAAGCACGCCCTATACAACGTGTTATCGAATGCAGTACAAGTCCGCGTTCGAAGAGATCTAAGTCACTTAGCTGTGGCTTCAAAGAAGCACAACAAACTAATGCTCCCACTTTGGTGAAACCGAAACCAAAATCTGAAATATCATCTCAACATTCATTGTTAGAGCGGCGTCACTCAACTGCATCTGAGGGTAAGATGGCAAAGCAGAAAGGCAGCTCACCTCGGCATAAATCAACTTTGGAGTCAAAGGGTAATGTCACTGTAAACAACTACGAGATCATCGATCTCATCGAATATAATGATGAAGAGCACGAACTTAAGGTCGAATTAccacagaaaataaataaagaggaacaacacaaaaacaaagagCTGCGTGTAGACACTGAGATCGTTCGGAAACAACATGAgtttaaaaaggaaataaagtCTTCGCCAACATCAGTTGAGAAAGATGTGAAATCTTCGGAAGTTATTGATGCAAAATACATCCCCAAAGACGTTGCTAATATAGGAGCATTAAACAAATCTACATTGGCATCCACAATTACAAAATGTGCCGAAAAGAAATCTGAACTGCTACCGATTAACAAATATATGAGTAACGAGCAGAATGAGGAATCATCAACAAAAATTGAAGTGGTTATGAATGAAGATGGTACTCAAGCAGAAGGACCACAGGCAGTATTTACTAAGAAAGAAGACGTTGTTTCTCAGGATGCTGTGGAGCACACTCAAGATTCATTAGAAAAATCTCTTTATTGTGACGAAAAAATCTCCCTCAGCTCAACATCGTCTGCATCTACCTCTTCCAGTCGACAAAGTCTACCTGATGATATTGTAATGCTTTCGTCATCACTCTTCCCTACCAAAAGTACAACGTCCAAAACAAACCAACCTAGCACATCTGCAGCGGCTGGCATTACAGCAACGGCGCCGCCCGCTACTACGCCCACTACAACTTCTGCGGAGGACTCTTTATCATGCGGAATAAGCATGTTGTCGAACTTCAATATGCTAACCTGGAATCAGCGTATAGGCAGGGCACGTGGCACTAATATGCGCTTTCAGTTGAACGAATTTAATCTTATCGAAATAAACGAACGTTGCTTTCCACGCTCACGCATTCACACCGCTTACGAAAAGCCGATTTTTGAACGAGAATCTGTGCCGTACTTAAGTGAAAAACACGATGGTTTACTGTATTTGTGCAGACGCTGTAATTGTCATGGGCCCGCATTAGACTTTTTGGCACCtg AATTTTGTTCTTTAGACTGCTTAAAACGTGAGTCGCGTAAGCGTCGACACGAAGAGTTTTCAACTGTTACCCGCAAGCGCAAAACCCAAGAAACATCCGCTccagttgtttccaaaaaatctttccGTTGGTCAACTTACCTGCCAGAAAAGTTCAATGCTATCGCTGCACCTGTGAATCTTTTCATAAATCCATTCCCCACTGGCCCTAATCGTTTTCAGATTGGCATGAAATTGGAAGCTATTGACCCAGAGAATTGTTCACTTTTTTGTGTATGCACTATTGTTGATATACAAGGCTATCGCCTGAAGTTAACATTTGACGGATTCGAATATATGTATGACTTTTGGGTAAATGCGGATTCAATGGACATTTTCCCCCCTGGCTGGTGCGCAAAAACAAAGCGTGTGCTGCAACCACCTAAGGGAAAAACTGTAGAGGAATTTAACTGGCCAGCGTATTTGCAGGAATGTAAAGCTGTAGCAGCCCAACGTATGCTATTTACTCACTTGAATGTCTCATTCGGTACACATAATCCTTTCAAG attggCATGCACTTGGAGGCGGAAGATCTGAACGACACTGGGAAACTATGCGTTGCATCGGTCTCAGATGTTTTGGATAACCGCATACGGGTGCATTTTGATGGTTGGGATGACTGTTACGACTATTGGGTGGACATAAGCTCGCCTTACATCCATCCCTGTGGCTGGCATGTGGGTCGGCAGCAATTAATAGTGCCACCCGAATTTGAAAATGCCACCTTCACCTGGACAGATTACATACAAAACCATGGCAGTGGTATGGCCGCCACAGAGGAGATGTTTTCCACTCGCGATCCAATCGATTTCAAGTCGAATATGAAACTGGAGGTGGTCGACCCACGGAATCCTTCACTCATACGCCCTGCAACAGTGGTCGGTCGTAAAGGGCATCGCGTTAAATTACATCTTGATTGCTGGGCCGCTAATTATTGTTTCTGGTTAGAAGACGATAGTGCCGATTTACATCCTATTGGTTGGTGTGAAGCAACTAGTCATGACCTAGAACCTCCACCGGGCTATAAAATGCGATCAAGCAAATTGGTATGCTCCACATTCGGGTGTCGTGGCATTGGGAATGCCAAACGTCTCTACCTAAATAGACATACTACGCAAGATTGTTGCCCATATGCACCTGAAAATTGGCGTCAGAAAGGTGAAAAACCACCGCGTTTGGAGCATGACGAAATTGTACGTGCGACAACTGGTACTAAACGTgatataaaacaacaacagcaacaactataTTGGAAGCAACCGCAGGCACCAAAGCAGCAGCAGTTGAATGAAGCTGAAATACTGCAGCAAATTCAGCTGCTAGATACAATTAAAACACGCCACGTTATTCAGCAAGAAAAGCAACAACATAAACAAACCGTACAGCAACGCGTACATAGAAACAGCGCCGCCCCTATGGCATCTCAGCAGCAGTCACTAATTAAAACAGAATCTGCTAGTAGACCCGCTGCATCAATAATAAAAGCCTATGAACCGTCCGATACCACAAATGCTATTGAAGAATCTACGTCGTTGTTATTGCCGCAAATAAAAATAGCTAAAGAATTTCTTTGCGATTACGGACCACGTCTGGAGCAAAACTACAATCTTTGGCAGCGTAATGTCGCATTCGACATGCAGCGTATCAAGCGCAATCCTCTGCTGTGGTCCACCAAGGACACATGTGCGTTTGTCCAATGTGTTTTGCGGGATTCCGTTGCAACAGAAAGCTTTTTACGTGAAGATATAGATGGCAGCGCGCTCCTGTTACTACAGCAATCCGACTTGTCAGATATACTCGAATTGAAATTGGGTCCCGCGGTGAAGTTGTACTCATGCATTCTTCAACTACGTACACTGGCCGTTCTTAAATTTGACGTAAAGTTATCAAACACGTCAAGCAGCAATTAA